The following coding sequences lie in one Cannabis sativa cultivar Pink pepper isolate KNU-18-1 chromosome 5, ASM2916894v1, whole genome shotgun sequence genomic window:
- the LOC115715893 gene encoding stemmadenine O-acetyltransferase-like: MNIEIEAISNEIIKPSYPTPDHLGHYQLSLLDQSSPKFYNPVVFYFTMNETKAREVPTSTISIILKRSLSVILTHYYPLAGRLEKQAQFISCNDEGVPFVEAQVNAQLSQVITNPVAQELDMFCPFVSRHDESDDAHQILLGIQLNMFNCGGIAVGISCSDKIADALSWTRFFGTWASVARSPKTILPKALRPEFVSATMFPPRPQPMINAETCVMKKDIVTKIFVFNSFAIEALRAIYCDTKNGPNHFRPSRVETLSTFIISRYEAAVSSSAKIKRNTKERVYTILHTVNLHPRMDPPLALNSFGNFLVFAGTQVPASSINGEASISSGIVKKIREAVKKVDKEYLRKLQMGEEDEQLSMIEEGSKSIEKRGGEVIEFQVTSLSKFRYYELLDFGWGKPDWSSIAAWNFDKIIAFLDTSDGDGIEAYVSLNEKDMAIFESDKELLKYTNPNYFGPVKSNL, translated from the coding sequence ATGAATATAGAAATTGAAGCAATCTCCAATGAGATCATCAAGCCATCTTATCCAACCCCAGACCATCTTGGCCATTACCAACTCTCTCTACTCGATCAATCGTCTCCCAAATTCTACAACCCTGTGGTCTTTTATTTCACCATGAATGAAACTAAGGCTAGAGAAGTACCTACAAGTACTATTTCCATCATTCTAAAGAGATCCTTATCAGTCATCTTAACCCATTACTACCCATTAGCTGGAAGACTCGAAAAACAAGCACAGTTCATCAGCTGCAACGACGAAGGGGTTCCCTTCGTCGAGGCCCAAGTGAACGCACAACTTTCTCAAGTCATAACGAATCCAGTAGCTCAAGAACTCGACATGTTCTGCCCATTTGTATCCCGTCACGACGAGAGCGACGACGCTCATCAAATTCTTCTTGGCATCCAACTCAACATGTTCAACTGTGGAGGAATCGCCGTCGGTATCAGCTGTTCAGATAAGATCGCCGATGCATTGTCGTGGACAAGGTTTTTCGGGACTTGGGCTTCCGTTGCACGAAGCCCTAAAACCATTTTACCGAAAGCCCTTCGACCCGAATTCGTTTCAGCAACTATGTTCCCTCCCAGACCCCAACCTATGATCAACGCAGAGACTTGCGTCATGAAAAAGGATATAGTGACCAAGATTTTTGTTTTCAATAGCTTCGCAATAGAAGCCTTAAGAGCAATCTATTGCGACACCAAAAATGGTCCAAACCACTTTCGGCCTTCGCGCGTTGAGACTCTATCTACTTTCATAATAAGTAGGTATGAGGCTGCAGTGTCATCCTCagctaaaataaaaagaaatacaaaGGAAAGGGTTTATACCATTTTGCACACTGTGAATCTTCACCCGAGGATGGATCCACCATTGGCTTTAAACTCTTTCGGAAACTTTTTGGTGTTTGCTGGGACACAAGTTCCGGCCTCGAGCATTAATGGGGAAGCTTCCATTAGCAGTGGGATTGTGAAGAAGATAAGAGAAGCTGTGAAGAAAGTGGACAAGGAGTATCTGAGAAAACTTCAAATGGGAGAAGAGGATGAACAGTTGAGTATGATCGAAGAAGGTTCGAAGAGTATAGAGAAGAGAGGAGGTGAGGTGATTGAGTTTCAGGTTACTAGTTTGAGCAAATTTCGTTATTATGAGTTACTTGATTTTGGTTGGGGTAAGCCTGATTGGTCTAGCATAGCTGCTTGGAATTTTGATAAAATCATTGCTTTCCTTGACACGAGTGATGGTGATGGAATTGAAGCTTATGTTAGTTTGAATGAGAAAGACATGGCCATATTTGAATCAGACAAGGAGCTTCTCAAATATACCAATCCTAATTATTTTGGACCAGTTAAATCCAATCTCTGA